One segment of Stenotrophomonas sp. SAU14A_NAIMI4_8 DNA contains the following:
- a CDS encoding EAL domain-containing protein, with product MWNPNLPPVSIDDAPDRLGAGNPELQAMVAEAASGGTPLMLMHVDIDHFASVNENMSAEVGDQALVLVAQRLQSYLRGRGKLWRHGSDEFLIAVPRTADLPLPEDFAEEIRQQMELPLSVLPYTLFMTGKLGVSLCPEHASSASRLLDHAEDALYQAAREGGNAVRIHAVDTPPSAHSESIIARQIVDAIPNGELKLRYQPLVSARDGHVVGMEALLRWQSPTLGMLVPERFMRTAERLGIIVQIGTWVLEGALKQARLWRDQGFDDFTIAVNVSTLQLLRPNFFAEVMSLMQAAGVPAHMLTLEINESALTNNVNFVHETLANLRNEGISLSLDNFGTGDSSLSALVRYPVDKLKIDRSFIKSAPAGNREAAIARAIIAMGHQLGMTVIANGVESQAQLGFLRRNDCDVFQGYLFGEPMSADAAGMTLRRRYLRPEAFAETRPDRTLLLLDDEENVLRSLVRLFRRDGYRILAAGNVRDAFDLLAINDVQVILSDQRMSDMSGTEFLGRVKMLYPDTIRLVLSGYTDLNTVTDAINRGAIYRFLTKPWNDDELRKHIHQAFRTYEEQRRSNAGPALAEPLEGGEDRSPLR from the coding sequence ATGTGGAACCCCAACCTGCCCCCGGTCAGCATTGACGACGCCCCCGACCGGCTGGGCGCCGGCAACCCCGAACTGCAGGCCATGGTGGCCGAGGCGGCCTCTGGCGGCACCCCGCTGATGCTGATGCACGTGGACATCGACCACTTCGCTTCGGTGAACGAGAACATGAGCGCCGAAGTGGGCGATCAGGCGCTGGTGCTGGTGGCCCAGCGGCTGCAGTCGTACCTGCGCGGGCGTGGCAAGCTGTGGCGGCACGGCAGCGATGAGTTCCTGATTGCCGTACCGCGCACCGCCGACCTGCCGTTGCCAGAAGACTTTGCCGAAGAGATCCGCCAGCAGATGGAGCTGCCGCTCTCCGTGCTGCCGTACACCCTGTTCATGACCGGCAAGCTGGGCGTGAGCCTGTGCCCGGAACATGCCAGCAGTGCGTCGCGGCTGCTGGACCACGCTGAGGATGCGCTCTACCAGGCGGCCCGCGAAGGCGGCAACGCGGTGCGCATCCACGCAGTGGACACCCCGCCCAGCGCGCACAGTGAAAGCATCATTGCCCGGCAGATCGTCGATGCCATTCCCAATGGCGAACTGAAGCTGCGCTACCAGCCGCTGGTGAGCGCACGCGATGGCCACGTGGTGGGCATGGAAGCGCTGTTGCGCTGGCAGTCGCCCACCCTGGGCATGCTGGTACCGGAACGCTTCATGCGCACCGCCGAGCGGCTGGGCATCATCGTGCAGATCGGCACCTGGGTGCTGGAAGGCGCACTCAAGCAGGCGCGCCTGTGGCGCGACCAGGGCTTTGACGATTTCACCATTGCGGTGAACGTGTCCACCCTGCAGCTGCTGCGCCCGAACTTCTTCGCCGAGGTGATGTCGTTGATGCAGGCCGCCGGCGTGCCGGCGCACATGCTGACACTGGAGATCAACGAAAGCGCGCTGACCAACAACGTCAATTTCGTGCACGAAACCTTGGCCAACCTGCGCAATGAAGGCATCAGCCTGAGCCTGGACAACTTCGGCACCGGCGATTCCAGCCTGAGCGCGCTGGTTCGCTACCCGGTGGACAAGCTGAAGATCGACCGCAGCTTCATCAAGAGCGCCCCGGCCGGTAACCGCGAGGCGGCCATTGCCCGCGCGATCATCGCCATGGGCCACCAGCTGGGCATGACGGTCATTGCCAACGGCGTGGAATCACAGGCCCAGCTGGGCTTCCTGCGCCGCAACGACTGCGATGTGTTCCAGGGCTATCTGTTCGGCGAGCCGATGTCGGCCGATGCCGCCGGCATGACCCTGCGCCGCCGCTACCTGCGCCCGGAAGCCTTCGCCGAAACGCGCCCCGACCGCACCCTGCTGCTGCTGGATGACGAGGAAAACGTGCTGCGTTCGCTGGTGCGCCTGTTCCGCCGCGATGGCTACCGCATCCTGGCCGCCGGCAACGTGCGCGACGCCTTCGATCTGCTGGCGATCAACGACGTGCAGGTGATCCTGTCCGACCAGCGCATGAGCGACATGAGCGGCACCGAATTCCTGGGCCGAGTGAAGATGCTGTACCCGGACACGATCCGGCTGGTGCTGTCCGGCTACACCGATCTGAACACGGTGACCGATGCGATCAACCGCGGTGCGATCTATCGCTTCCTGACCAAGCCGTGGAACGATGATGAGCTGCGCAAGCACATCCACCAGGCGTTCCGCACGTACGAAGAGCAGCGCCGCAGCAATGCAGGCCCGGCGCTGGCCGAGCCGCTGGAAGGTGGCGAGGATCGTTCGCCGTTGCGTTGA
- a CDS encoding ATP-binding protein, whose translation MSAANALVTAPLPSQPVLQALLERLREGLLLFTADGQVALANPAAQHLLGNADSAAAPAQRLRELLPPDALEQARQQGAWSGSLPLGEGVVIAHLYHHGEGGQSHYLALFQRIEGQEDYERELQQRHAELRQAYLRLNGTQEKLLQSEKMASIGQLAAGVAHEINNPIGYVHSNLGSLQEYLRSLFTVIEAYERALRAPDPKALIPEIDDIRDRLDIDFISRDLPQLMAESREGIERVTRIVRDLKDFSYSGRDESWKLVDLHAGLESTINIIWNELKYKVTLERQFGQLPLVECLPSELNQVYMNLLLNAGHAIAERGTITVRTGVDGETVWVEFEDTGGGISPELRQRIFDPFFTTKPVGSGTGLGLSISYSIINKHHGRIDLDSTPGVGSRFRVVLPIKQPR comes from the coding sequence GTGTCCGCCGCCAACGCCCTGGTTACCGCCCCCCTTCCTTCCCAGCCCGTGCTGCAGGCCCTGTTGGAACGCCTGCGCGAAGGGCTGTTGCTGTTCACCGCAGACGGGCAGGTGGCATTGGCCAATCCGGCCGCCCAGCACCTGCTGGGCAACGCCGACAGTGCGGCCGCACCGGCCCAGCGCCTGCGCGAACTGCTGCCGCCTGATGCCCTTGAACAGGCCCGGCAGCAGGGTGCCTGGAGTGGCAGCCTGCCGCTGGGCGAGGGCGTGGTCATCGCCCATCTGTACCACCATGGCGAGGGCGGCCAGAGCCACTACCTGGCGCTGTTCCAGCGCATTGAAGGGCAGGAAGACTACGAACGCGAGCTGCAGCAGCGCCATGCCGAACTGCGCCAGGCGTACCTGCGTCTGAACGGCACCCAGGAAAAGCTGCTGCAGTCGGAAAAGATGGCTTCCATCGGCCAGCTGGCCGCTGGTGTGGCGCACGAGATCAACAATCCCATCGGTTACGTGCACTCCAACCTGGGCAGCCTGCAGGAATACCTGCGCAGTCTGTTCACGGTGATCGAAGCCTACGAACGCGCCCTGCGTGCGCCCGATCCGAAGGCGCTGATTCCGGAAATCGACGATATCCGTGACCGCCTGGACATCGATTTCATCAGCCGGGATCTGCCGCAGCTGATGGCCGAATCACGCGAAGGCATCGAGCGGGTGACCCGCATCGTGCGCGACCTGAAGGACTTTTCGTACTCCGGCCGCGACGAGTCGTGGAAGCTGGTGGACCTGCATGCCGGCCTTGAATCGACCATCAACATCATCTGGAACGAGCTCAAGTACAAGGTCACCCTGGAACGCCAGTTCGGCCAGTTGCCGCTGGTGGAATGCCTGCCGTCGGAACTGAACCAGGTGTACATGAACCTGCTGCTCAACGCAGGCCATGCCATTGCCGAGCGCGGCACCATCACCGTGCGCACCGGCGTGGATGGCGAGACCGTGTGGGTGGAGTTTGAAGACACCGGCGGAGGCATCTCGCCGGAACTGCGCCAGCGCATCTTCGATCCGTTCTTCACCACCAAGCCGGTGGGCAGTGGCACCGGGCTGGGCCTGTCGATTTCCTACAGCATCATCAACAAGCACCACGGCCGCATCGATCTGGACAGCACCCCGGGCGTGGGCTCGCGCTTCCGCGTGGTGCTGCCGATCAAGCAGCCGCGCTGA
- a CDS encoding PAS domain-containing sensor histidine kinase, whose protein sequence is MPADPTGTDPDSALRMAQSLRRDRRRVVLSYLMMALAWIIASDGAVNGFVLDPQQAAFWQSVKGAFFVFASAGLLYLLLRPLAEHVLATHARLQMSETRLRQMFEGNPGPILVYDLDSLAILDANPAACLAFGWEREELLARTIEILWPPGQDQALQTKLEAIREAPEQLCILRAQLQLRDGSLRQMELRSNAIDYDGHNARLLIAIDRTAEDLAQLRRDQALARVEEAHELARIGAWELDPASGLGRYSNQVYHLLGRRPPEARRWHRFDELLVPADPATAAQTEQLLADLCAGEPVQVDVLLPLLAMDGRALMVHLRATSGRDEAGRERVLGTLQDVTEREQSRRLLREREEQFRELVRVLPDGVVILSEEHVLYANAWAAALFGYGSHALLGEPLSALVNGADLQRVRAQLRAGQPQHSPGHSSVAVMQRADGRHFHAGLAVGEVRYGGRDCKLLIVRDLSEAERTRSALENSNRELQAMAGRLFSLQEDERRAISRDLHDDIGQAITAMKLSAYAAQDEQDPARRGEDLAQIVSLADTTVAKLRDISTLLRPPQLDALGLEAALSWQARVLFRSSPVELLADIDALPTRPDNSIEQACFRIAQESLTNALRHARASQVQLQLRDLGQRGLHLQIRDDGEGFDPDGPRGLGLIVMRERAQSVGGHVHIASAHGAGTLVDVHLPYQAAMTAAVESPEH, encoded by the coding sequence ATGCCCGCAGACCCAACCGGCACCGACCCAGATTCCGCCCTGCGGATGGCGCAGTCGTTGCGGCGCGACCGCCGCCGGGTGGTGCTGAGCTATCTGATGATGGCCCTGGCCTGGATCATTGCCTCCGACGGCGCGGTGAACGGGTTCGTGCTCGATCCGCAGCAGGCCGCCTTCTGGCAGAGCGTGAAGGGCGCGTTCTTCGTCTTCGCCAGCGCGGGCCTGCTCTACCTGCTGCTGCGACCCCTGGCCGAGCACGTGCTGGCCACCCATGCGCGGCTGCAGATGTCCGAGACCCGCCTGCGGCAGATGTTCGAGGGCAACCCCGGGCCGATCCTGGTGTACGACCTGGACAGCCTGGCCATCCTCGATGCCAATCCCGCGGCATGCCTGGCCTTCGGCTGGGAGCGCGAGGAACTGCTGGCCCGCACCATCGAGATCCTGTGGCCGCCCGGCCAGGACCAGGCGCTGCAGACCAAGCTGGAGGCGATCCGCGAAGCGCCCGAGCAGCTGTGCATCCTGCGCGCGCAGCTGCAGCTGCGTGATGGCAGCCTGCGGCAGATGGAGCTGCGGTCCAATGCCATCGACTATGACGGCCACAACGCCCGCCTGCTGATCGCCATTGATCGCACCGCTGAAGACCTGGCGCAGCTGCGCCGTGACCAGGCGCTGGCGCGGGTGGAGGAGGCCCACGAGCTGGCGCGCATCGGTGCCTGGGAACTGGACCCCGCCAGCGGCCTGGGCCGCTATTCCAACCAGGTCTACCATCTGCTGGGGCGGCGCCCGCCCGAGGCCCGGCGCTGGCACCGCTTTGACGAACTGCTGGTGCCGGCCGACCCGGCCACTGCCGCGCAGACCGAGCAGCTGTTGGCCGACCTGTGCGCTGGCGAACCGGTCCAGGTGGACGTGCTGCTGCCGCTGCTGGCCATGGATGGGCGCGCCCTGATGGTGCACCTGCGCGCGACCAGTGGCCGCGACGAAGCCGGCCGCGAACGCGTGCTGGGTACGCTGCAGGACGTGACCGAGCGCGAGCAGTCGCGGCGCCTGCTGCGTGAGCGCGAAGAACAGTTCCGCGAGCTGGTGCGGGTGCTGCCCGACGGCGTGGTGATCCTGTCCGAAGAACATGTGCTGTATGCCAATGCGTGGGCCGCGGCGCTGTTCGGCTATGGCAGCCATGCCCTGCTGGGCGAGCCGCTGTCGGCGCTGGTGAACGGCGCCGATCTGCAGCGGGTGCGCGCCCAGTTGCGGGCCGGCCAGCCGCAGCACAGCCCGGGCCACAGCAGCGTGGCGGTCATGCAGCGCGCCGACGGCCGCCACTTCCATGCCGGCCTGGCGGTGGGTGAGGTGCGCTACGGTGGCCGCGACTGCAAGCTGCTGATCGTGCGTGACCTGAGTGAAGCCGAACGCACCCGCAGCGCGCTGGAAAACAGCAACCGCGAACTGCAGGCCATGGCCGGGCGCCTGTTCTCGCTGCAGGAAGACGAGCGCCGGGCGATCTCGCGCGACCTGCACGATGACATCGGCCAGGCGATCACCGCCATGAAGCTGTCGGCCTATGCCGCGCAGGACGAACAGGACCCCGCCCGCCGCGGCGAGGACCTTGCGCAGATCGTCAGCCTGGCCGACACCACCGTGGCCAAGCTGCGCGACATCTCCACCCTGCTGCGCCCGCCACAGCTGGATGCGCTGGGCCTGGAAGCCGCGCTGAGCTGGCAGGCGCGGGTGCTGTTCCGCTCGTCGCCGGTGGAGCTGCTGGCCGACATCGACGCCCTGCCCACCCGCCCGGACAACAGCATCGAACAGGCCTGCTTCCGCATTGCGCAGGAAAGCCTGACCAATGCCCTGCGCCACGCGCGCGCCAGCCAGGTGCAGCTGCAGCTGCGCGACCTGGGCCAGCGCGGACTGCACCTGCAGATCCGCGATGATGGCGAGGGCTTCGACCCCGATGGTCCGCGCGGCCTGGGCCTGATCGTGATGCGCGAGCGCGCGCAGAGCGTGGGCGGCCACGTGCATATCGCTTCGGCGCACGGCGCCGGCACCCTGGTCGACGTCCACCTTCCTTACCAGGCCGCCATGACGGCGGCCGTCGAGTCTCCGGAACACTGA